The DNA region CATCAGCCGGACGTTCATCTTCGTGATAGGAATAATAGCTTTCAGTGTTGTTAATGAAGGAACTGTACCGCACACCCAACCCCTCGCGTACGGAATCTTCAACTACTTTAAGGAAGAATTGCGATTGCTCCATATCATTAGCTGTATCCAAAGAGTTACGCGCTGCCTCTGCATCCGGCGACTCATAGCTCGCGTTCAAGTTATCGTATTGCTGCGACAAAGCTAAACGCATACCGGAAGAGTTATCCAGCGTCAGAACTGATGTAGACAAGTCCGCATAGGCTTCGGAAATCTTGTGATGGAAGTATCTCTCGTCTACTCCTTCGATGAATTGAGTAAGCTTTTGCGCGGCTGCCTTGCCATCTCTCGCGAGCATGAGTTCCGTTCTTAGCTTCCGGAATGATTCGTCGAACCGTTCAATTTTCGTTTGGTCAGGCTTCGGAATGTCGGAGTAGATTACCGCTTCTGCGTTTTTGCGAGCGTCTGCTAATAGCGCTTTAAACTCACGGTGACGTCTGTACGCCATTTGAAGCAGCTCTTTACCGCGAGTCTCACGGACTTTTGCTATTCTATTAGCGCGGCCCTCTTCTGATAGATCGCGATCTCCTTTTATTGCGTTAATTTCTTCGCGAAGCTTGTCATTAAACTGGCGATAGACACCTGTGTTCGCATTCTTTAATTCGTGGGCTTTCAAGATGCTTTCTTTCGCTTTTTGTCTACTCATTCGTAATCTCTCCTTTGTAATGGTTAATGAGCGCCAGGATAGCCGCTCTTATCTCAGCTTTTGGGATTCCGTAATTTTTCGTTGGACTGTACTCCTTGCATATTGATATCGCGGTCTTCTCGATCAAACGATATAGCCGCGCATCCTCCATCTTGGCGGCGGTACTCATGACGACATTGCGCTCGACGTGACCGTAAATCACCGATAGAAAATCCTCGCGCACATAACTGTCGATGACATAAGGCTCGAACTTAAGCGGTACCTTAGCGCCGTAGTCGACCGTAAAAGGCTCCGTAATCATCTTTTTCGCCCCTTCCGCCGACGCTTGACTTCTTCCGCATGAATTATAGGAGCCATGAACCGGATGTGTGCGCGGGAAACAGAATCACCGAACACTATCGTTATACCGTCGGAATATGAAACCTTTATCGTGCGCTCAATCATTGCGTCCCCTCCTTATAAAATACAAGCATATACCGCACCCTTTTACGTGATTTCACTTGATTTTAGACACGCAAAATAAGCGCGAGGGGTATTGTCCCTCCGCCTGTTAAAAGCTCTGTATTCACGTAAAACCTACGTAATTTCTGCCACGTTGAACAACCTCTTAGCTACGCGTTTCCTAGCGGTAGGCACGCGATACTGCATACCGGTTACCTGACCTTTGCGCTCGTACGTTGCCATTTCGTTAAAGTCCGGGTAACTACGTCGAACCTTTGCAATGACTTCCGGATCTTCCGTGTAGGCTGCGAGGTAATCAGCGCTTAGCCGCCATATTACGTTGGACAATTCGGTTCACTTCCTTAAATTAACGATTTAAATCATTAAAGTTAGAATGCAAAATAAAAGACGCTTAAAGCGCCAATTTGTCGGACTCTTTTGCTCTTTGGATTGCCAATAGCACGTCATCTCCGGTTCCGAATACCTGGGCCAATTTGATCCTCAGATCACGCGAAACATTACGTCTTCCGTTCTCCACGTCGCTCACGCACGATTGGCTGACGTTTAGTGCTTCCGCAAATTGCGCCTGCGTCATGCCGGCCATTACCCGGATACCGCGTACTCCTGATCCGTCCATATCACATACCTCCTTCGCTCATTTGGATTAACGCATAAGTCCGAAATAATTAATCAGGAACCTTCGTCCCCTTCCCTACTTACGCGGAGATGTGGACAGTACGAGGCTTGCGACAGTCTACAAACTTCTCCGTCAAAGGCTGTTCGTACATGTTGTACGTGACCACCTCGCCCCACCGTATGTCATGATTGTTTCCCTTGTATTTGTTCCGATCACTCGTCCAGCCGTACACCCCGTCCAGGTATCCCGCGCCTTCTGTTCCTTTTTTGTCAATGAGCTGAACGGTAGTCCTGCGTCCGTGCTTCTCCTTGCGCTTCTTCGCGTTATCCATTTTGGCGAGCTGCCTCGCGTTACCCTTCGGTAATTCGGAACGCTCCTGAATATTGATCAACTCCTCCGGACTGTAGAACCCGTACTCAAGTTGCATCCGGTTCCGCTCGCCCTCAAGATCAATTGTTCCATACCGTTTATTGCGTTCCCATAAAGTTTTGTACAGGCGCCGGCAGGTCGGCCCACAATTGAGTTTAGTCGCGCGTCCTTCGAATGGATGTTGGCACACTAGGCATAGCTTCCCGCCGAACTTCTCAACGGCGCCCTCTGCGTCAGCCTCGCAGTAAATCCGGACGTTATGCTTCCGCATAAACACCCGCGCTCCTGAGCCTGGCGGAACGATAAGGTCACGGTCACGCGGCATGTCGTACGGATCGCGCATGATAGACAGTCCTTTAACGTGATCTTCCGCGAGAATGTAGTCGGTTAGGCGTTCCAAGCGCTGACATTCGAGCCGCGTACGGAAGCGGCCGTCTCCGCCTACATGGTTATCGTGGTAATATTCGTCGTACAACTCCGCCATAGTCTCCGCAATCTGCAGACGCTGAGCGAGCGGTTGTTTGGCGTACGTCCGATAGTTGGCGCGTGTCCAATTCGGGAAGAGTTCGCAGGCGTTACCGGAGTAATCGTAGCGATCGACGTCGGGCGTGACGATGAGCTGTAAAGCGGGCCCTGTGCTGTATTCGACTAACTGTTTGGCTGCTTCCATGTGAATCCCTCCTTGTGGATGTTGACTGGTTTGACTTCCGCGTATCATTTGTTCTTTCTGTAAAGTCCCTCCGCGCTCTTATATCTCACCATACCTTTATGCGCGGTAACATTTATCCGCTAGGAACGAAGTGACGACGCGTGAGGGATAGTGTTCTTCTATCCCGAAACTCTGCTCGGTAATGTTTTATTTTTCTTTCTCGTTATTCTTTCTCGTTATTCTTTCTCTGGTTAAATGGCTTAACAACAGAGGAGAAATGGTTAACTATCCGAGTTTAAATCGTTTTACATCCACCTTATGATGCCTTGGGTTCCGGTTCAAATTCAGCCTGTTTTAGCTGCAATCGGTCCCTAGCCTCTTCAATCTCACGGTCCGCTGCGTCCATTCTATCTTGAAATGCACTCATCTCCTCAGCATAAATTGCGCGGAACTCTGCCTCGGTTAACGGTTCAAGCGGCTCGTAAATGCGTTTATTCGCCACCTTCCTCGACTTAGTGGCTTTTAACAGGCCGTATTTTTCGAGAACACTGATATGAGCTCGTATTTTGTACGCGGACAGCCCGGTTTGAGCGGTTATATCCGACTGGTTGAGCCACACTTTACCGTACATCGCGTGGCCCGACTTGTTCTGACGCCAGGACAGTAGATATCCGTATAGGCCCACCGTTTCCAGAGTGAACCCGTCGAGTATCGGGTACATCCGGAACAAGATATTTGGCATGCGCGCAAATCCGTCATCGTGGGCGAGTGGTTTTGTTACGTCGATTGTCATTGTTCACATCTCCTTTTTCACTATGGTTTGTATGGGAATCGGAATAATCCGCGAACCCTCTACTTTTTATGTTGCCATCTGAGAGCATTTCGCACGGTTTTTGTCTCTACTCGTTTTAACGATGCCCGCTCGCTTGCATCACACTTAACGGAAAATTTCACTATACCTTACTAGTGCCGCCCGTCTCATATCTCGGGCATATCACAGAAAAATCCTTATACTACGCTGTTCCCGACCGATTAGAATCTCGGGTAAGTTTCTCATAATATATAAGGACACCAAATTTTCAGTTTTTCATATACTTTGTGTCTAATTTGTGAACATTACATTAATCCGAAACCAATCGGAACATATGTTCGTATAACTTTATATAACAAACGGAAGAGAGCGTGCCTGAATGCGATAGCTAATCGCCACTCTCTTCGCCAGCGTTAGAAGCGCAGTTGCCGCTACACTCCGAATCTATGTTAAGCGATGTGCCTACGAGAGGTTGCCGCCTCTCCATCGCGTTAAAAGCTCCGGCCCAACCGTTGGCGCGGAAAGGCCGGATAAACTACGAACTGCATAGCGATCCAAATCGATAGTTGGCGCTACCGACTCAGTACAGTACGTTCCATGACGTGCGTCTTCTCCCCATTAGACAACCGAGCGGTTAGCGCCACCCGTGGCAGTGTCATTAGGTTCATCGAAGGTGTTCGAGCTTGAGATTAATATCTCCGCGGTCCTTTGTCCAAAGCATGATATCGATTAGGAACTGCAGCCCGTTCATCTGCTTTAGCTCCGTAATAATTGTTTCTATTAAAGCGCGGGTATCCATGCCTTCGACTTCGTTGGCGATAATCAGCCCGCCGGAATCTCCGTCAATATACAAGTGATCCATGTGCGGAGCCTTATGTACCTGGCGTAGCCAAAGATTGCCCGCGTCCATAATGAAAATGTGGCGTTCGTTCAATACATAGCCTTCGTATAGTGCGAATTGGTGATCCTCGTCAAACGGACCAAGTATCATCGAAGCAAGTTCAAGTTCAACCTTCGTGCTCATTATGCGACCACTTCCTTCACAATCATTACAAGCGCGTACACGAATTTGAGCATACGGATAAAGTTACGTTTATATGAAGTGTTTACTTCCTCGTTGTTACGCGTAGTTGGCATATTGGTAGTTGCAATCATTTGTGTTACCTCCTTCAATAATAAATCCGACTTCGGCAAGCTTGGCGGCTGACAGTGCGGCGACTCCTTCGGTTGTCCGTGGACTCAATCCGAGAATCCTCCGTAGTGCTCCCGGCAAGATAACGAGCTGCTGTCCGGACGTGAGATGCGTTACGACGAAATTGCCTCCGTGCTTCTCGCTCAGTTCGTATGTAATCCGCGAGGATAACGGATCGGATATGTCTGCGATGATGCTAAGCGCTTCAAGCTCCGCCGCGGATGCCTCAACGTTGGCTGTTCGGTTACGGCGGTTGATGCGCGGGAATACTGCTAGAAACAGGTTATGCAGAATGTTGCGTTCGATACCGTTGAGAGTGACGATGAAGCTTGCGGCGATGCGATCGCGAGTGTACGGAAGTGTTACCGTTGGAACGATTTTCATATTATTACGCCTCCTTATGGGGAATAAGTTTTTGGAGTAATTCAACCGCGCTCATGTCACGGATATTATTAATGAAACTAAGGTCACCGACTTTTAAATCGAATATTGAAGGCTCGCCGTAAGTTGTGACGTACTCTACCCCATCAAAGCTAATGCGCTCCATGACTGCGAGACTAAACTCAGTGTCAACGTAAATCGCGTGATGTTCATCTATAAGCGTGCCAGCGTATTCAATCCGCCACGGTCCATCGACGTCTACGCCTTTGGTTACGATAGTGATCGACATAATTGCGTACCTCCTTGCGGGATTTAATGCGGACCAGTACAATGTTGCTTGATAAAGATTTTCGAAACTTTTTTATACCTATATTCGTATATTCGCTTATCTGCTTTTTAGTATATACGCCTTTTAGTATAGAGTCAACACTTTATTTACGTATATCCGGATATTCGTTATAATTAAAGCAAGGGGGCATTCATGTGCGGAAAATAACTATTAGGCTTAACGAGTTAATGCAAGAACGTGGATTGACTCAAACGAAATTATCCGAGATGACAGGAGTACGCCAAGCGGCTATCTCTGAAATGTCACGGAATATAAGGGAACAGATAAATCTTCGTACTCTTGAAAAAATTGCTGACGCTCTCGAGATAGACAACATAGCTGATTTAATCAAAATTGAATATAAATAGAGGAGTGCTTCGTTTATGGCAGACACATACCCAAAATTAATAAAGACTTGTTTAACTTGTTCTGGAAAAGGAAAAATAGACTCACCTGAATTAGAACGCGATATAGACAGGATACAAGATACTCAAGGCCTTTCTTATGTAGATGCAGAGCGCCAAGCGATATCTCGGTTTAGAGGCGAACCTCACATCTTTTGTTCTGCTTGTTCTGGCAAAGGGGAAGTCTTATCGGAGCTTGGAGTAAAGGTTAAACGATTTATTAGCGAGTACAACGAGGTATAAGTGAATACATACCGGAAGACAACGAAGAGAGCCGTTAATCATACGGCTCTTTTTTGTGTGTATCTACCGTGTAATCAGCGCGTTAGGGCTTCGGTGAGGGAAGCGTACCCGGACGGCCAGGCGCGCTATATGTACGGGGATTTGACGGGGAGAACGCGGAATAACCGCAAACCCTGCGTGGGCTGCGGTTTTCGTAGTTATAAATACTTGTTTCCTCACAAGACCTGAAATGATTTCAGTTCCACTACCTCCCAAGTCTTACCAGAGGTATCAATGACACCTGTAATTCTAACTTGTTTCTTTTCTTTGTGGGCATCACAAGCACGTTTATAGTCATCTTGGTTCAACTCTAACTTCACACTATGTCTCTTATTCTCGTAGGTAGAAATTATATTAATACTACCATGTGTTAATTCTGAGTTGGATGATAATTTCGATATATACCCTTCTAGTTCGACGTCCTCAGATTTCTTTTCTCTCAAAGCTTCAGCTAAAACTTTTATTATGTGATAGTCAGATGAGTTTAAAGTAATTTTTTCTGGCAACTGTTCTGTATTCTCAATGGCTTTTGAATATTTAATCTTTGACTCCAGCTTGACCGATTCATTTTCGTCATAAAATGAAAGTAAAGCATCGCAAATGTTAGCATTAATCCCTTCCGTGTAACCTCTTTCCACTAAATCATTAAGTTTGTTATTTTCATCATTGAAGCTTTCTATTTGATGCATAGATTTGTGTATACGCTTCATTACTCTGCGTGAGAATGGTTCCGTAATGAGAGTATCGTTTTCAATAGCTATTTCTATATCGTCGTTTACAAGAGATCCTGACTCCACTGTTACTACGTAACTACCGTGGGCAGTTTGTCCCAGCTTGAAAAAATCACTATAACTTTGCGCTTTTTGTGAGGCTCTTTTAAAAACCCTTTGAGGAAGTTCTTCTGTATAGGCTGCTGAGACTATTAAGTTTTTAAGACCTTTTATTAAGTTTGATGCATAGCTTAAAGGTATGGCTCCATCTTCCGCAAACGATGAAACGATTCTAATTTCAAGTTTGTCGGTTGGTGAATCATAGCTAATTATATCTTTAAATATTAAGTCCCTACTTCTATTTTCAAAATCGCTTAAAATACCCAATGCAAAGTGCAAGCGCTGGTGGTAATCAGGGAATGACTCCTTAGCTGGTAATAAAACTGAAATCGGACTAGAATCGACAATGTCATGAGAAAAAACAAAAACATTAGGATTTGGGAAGTCCTTCATTCGGTTCCATCCATTATTTCTGAGATATCCAACAAAATTACTTAAACTTATAGTATCAAGACTCATAAGTCTTCACCCATCTTTGTTTTATTCATAAGTTCTCTTAATGACACTTCAGTTAGTACCTGATTCTTATGAATACTTACCCTGACAGTATCGGCGTTACTCGTTGGTTGCATACCTTTAAGCGAGCACCACCACGCACAATTTTTCAAAATTGTTCCTCTTTCGGATATCGTTAACCATTCATTTTGGTCCTTTGGTAGCACAAAAAGTACCAACATTCTAGGTGTACCTACTTCTTCTGAAACAAGGTCATTATAGTTCTTGGCTTTCAAATCATATTTTATGTAGTTATCTTCCTGAACAATATTTATTGTTGTCTTGAGTTGAATATCAATATTGTAACCACTATCACAGTATCTCCCATTTATTTTTTGAATATCTCTAAATATACCATCAAATCCATAGTCAAAATCAGGGCGGGAAAAATTCATTCCTGCTCTATGTGCTACTGCTATAGCGTAAGCTCTACTAAGTCCTTCCTTTATGTGGCTCTCAATCATATTATTTCTACACCTCTGAGAATATGTAAGTAGTAAACCTGACTCTAGGATACCACTCTGTAAAATTTTATGAAATAGTTTTCTATAATAGAATACATAAAATATATTAAAATCGACCTCCCAACGCATACAATCGCGTGGCAGGCGAAGCGATATTCGAAATTGGGCGCCGATTGAAGCACATTAAAGAGACGAAGATGCGTCTTTTTCACATTTGATTCCGCGCATCAAGATACCTACGGTCCGTAAAAGCAGAAAAAACGCCCACCTCCGGAGAGATGCGCTAGGTCTTGCGTATTATAGAGGACGCGGCCATTCCCATCCGTGACGCACGTATTCTTTCGCATAATCCCGCAAGTCTTCCTTCTCCGCGTCATCAAGCGTTACAGTCGCCAGATATGCGTAACACTCTTCCGCCTCATAGTCGATTACAACGTCTTCGATAACGCGGTCGCGGTCGT from Paenibacillus sp. JNUCC-31 includes:
- a CDS encoding helix-turn-helix transcriptional regulator, which produces MDGSGVRGIRVMAGMTQAQFAEALNVSQSCVSDVENGRRNVSRDLRIKLAQVFGTGDDVLLAIQRAKESDKLAL
- a CDS encoding helix-turn-helix domain-containing protein gives rise to the protein MRKITIRLNELMQERGLTQTKLSEMTGVRQAAISEMSRNIREQINLRTLEKIADALEIDNIADLIKIEYK
- a CDS encoding DUF4365 domain-containing protein; translation: MIESHIKEGLSRAYAIAVAHRAGMNFSRPDFDYGFDGIFRDIQKINGRYCDSGYNIDIQLKTTINIVQEDNYIKYDLKAKNYNDLVSEEVGTPRMLVLFVLPKDQNEWLTISERGTILKNCAWWCSLKGMQPTSNADTVRVSIHKNQVLTEVSLRELMNKTKMGEDL
- a CDS encoding helix-turn-helix domain-containing protein, encoding MTIDVTKPLAHDDGFARMPNILFRMYPILDGFTLETVGLYGYLLSWRQNKSGHAMYGKVWLNQSDITAQTGLSAYKIRAHISVLEKYGLLKATKSRKVANKRIYEPLEPLTEAEFRAIYAEEMSAFQDRMDAADREIEEARDRLQLKQAEFEPEPKAS